One window from the genome of Rhea pennata isolate bPtePen1 chromosome 16, bPtePen1.pri, whole genome shotgun sequence encodes:
- the EDEM2 gene encoding ER degradation-enhancing alpha-mannosidase-like protein 2, which produces MLRCVLCLWALRLAGGSAAAAGASRRLDVAAYRERVRAMFYHAYEHYLESAFPYDELRPLTCDGQDTWGSFSLTLIDALDTLLILGNVSEFQRVVNVLQEGVDFDIDVNASVFETNIRVVGGLLSAHLLSKKAGVEVEVGWPCSGPLLRMAEEAARKLLPAFQTPTGMPYGTVNLLHGVNPGETPVTCTAGIGTFIVEFATLSHLTGDPVFEDVARKALKALWKNRSDIGLVGNHIDVITAKWVAQDAGIGAGVDSYFEYLVKGAILLQDKELMSMFLEYNKAIKNYTKFDDWYLWVQMYKGTVSMPVFQSLEAYWPGLQSLIGDVDNAMRTFLNYYTVWKQFGGLPEFYNIPQGYTVEKREGYPLRPELIESAMYLYRATRDPILLELGRDAVESIEKISKVDCGFATIKDLRDHRLDNRMESFFLAETVKYLYLLFDPDNFIHNDGSVFDVVLTPYGECILNAGGYIFNTEAHPIDPAALHCCRKRKEEQWEVEDLMREFYSLKRNKKLTLKRSSDHKEGESVQDSVDASSESGREKRNSKLKKTYSLLSCPSQSFNSKLSVLGQVFLDNT; this is translated from the exons atgcTGCGCTGCGTGCTGTGCCTGTGGGCGCTGCGTCTTGCGGGCGGctccgctgccgccgccggcgcctcccgccgcctTGACGTGGCGGCCTACAG GGAGCGGGTGCGCGCCATGTTCTACCACGCCTACGAGCACTACCTGGAGAGCGCCTTCCCCTACGACGAGCTGCGGCCGCTCACCTGCGACGGGCAGGACACCTGGGGCAG CTTTTCCCTCACGCTGATCGACGCCCTGGACACTCTGCTG ATCTTGGGAAACGTTTCTGAGTTCCAGAGAGTTGTCAatgtgctgcaggaaggggTGGATTTTGATATTGATGTCAATGCATCTGTCTTCGAAACTAACATTCGAG TGGTGGGTGGTCTCCTCTCCGCTCACTTGCTATCAAAGAAGGCTGGTGTTGAAGTAGAAGTGGGATGGCCGTGCTCTGGACCTCTCTTGAGGATGGCGGAGGAAGCAGCTCGCAAACTTCTGCCTG cttttcagaCTCCAACTGGGATGCCTTATGGAACAGTGAACTTGCTGCATGGAGTAAACCCTGGTGAGACCCCAGTTACCTGTACTGCTGGAATAGGTACATTTATAGTGGAATTTGCCACTTTAAGCCACCTTACTGGTGATCCAGTGTTCGAGGATGTTGCCAGGAAGGCCCTGAAGGCACTATGGAAAAATCGCTCAGATATTGGACTG GTTGGTAACCACATTGATGTGATAACTGCCAAATGGGTAGCTCAAGATGCTGGCATTGGGGCTGGGGTGGACTCCTACTTTGAATACCTTGTTAAAGGAGCCATTCTCCTGCAGGACAAGGAGCTGATGTCCATGTTCCTAG AATATaacaaagctattaaaaattacACAAAGTTTGATGACTGGTACCTCTGGGTTCAGATGTACAAAGGAACAGTGTCCATGCCTGTTTTTCAGTCTCTGGAGGCCTACTGGCCAGGCCTACAG agcCTAATTGGAGATGTAGATAATGCCATGCGAACCTTCCTCAACTATTACACTGTTTGGAAGCAGTTTGGTGGACTGCCTGAGTTCTACAACATTCCTCAGGGCTATACagtggagaagagagaagggtatCCGCTCAGGCCTG AGCTGATTGAGAGTGCGATGTATCTGTACCGTGCAACCCGAGACCCCATCCTCTTAGAATTGGGAAGAGATGCAGTGGAGTCTATTGAGAAAATCAGCAAGGTGGACTGTGGATTTGCAACA ATCAAAGACTTGAGAGACCACAGACTGGATAATCGCATGGAATCCTTCTTTTTGGCTGAAACAGTGAAATACTTGTATCTGCTATTTGACCCAGACAACTTCATTCACAATGATGGGTCAGTCTTTGATGTGGTGCTTACTCCATATGGGGAATGCATCTTGAATGCTGGAGGATACATCTTTAACACTGAAGCTCATCCTATAGACCCTGCTGCACTACATTGCTGTAGGAAGCGGAAGGAAGAGCAGTGGGAGGTAGAAGACTTGATGCGAGAATTCTACTCAttgaagagaaacaagaaattaactttaaaaagatCTTCAGACCATAAAGAAGGGGAAAGTGTGCAAGACTCTGTAGATGCCTCTTCAGAGagtggcagagagaaaagaaactctAAGTTGAAGAAAACATACTCCCTCTTGAGTTGCCCCAGTCAATCTTTTAATTCCAAACTTTCAGTACTGGGACAGGTCTTCCTAGACAACACCTGA